One Leptospira fletcheri genomic window carries:
- a CDS encoding M3 family metallopeptidase, giving the protein MDRPLPFQEFPNVPLRELADTIREEVSRIRGKVSDLLAQKSPRYETLVSPLNDLLQELHLDFTALSHLNSVKNDEESKKNYSELLPVVTEFYSDLGQNEALHEAYMQIYEKEKNVLSQPRKKVLEDGILHFKLGGVGLPEDKKKRLQEIQLSLSDLDNRFSQNLLDATNEYELKIGSEDDVREIPESDKELYRNPDGTYTFTLQYPSYISYMTYGSNREKRKDLYKAYVTRAPQNGKLIEEILALRDEEAKLLGYSDYAEYSLATKVAESPRKVLDFLEDLGKKSKPFAEREFRELSEFADTLGINDLQAFDMAYVSEKLKKRLFDFDEEETRPYLEKSRVINGAFSFFRKLFGFDFERVEAAVWDPKVEVYSLKIGSEIVARIYLDLEARKGKQGGAWMNHWATRNRLSEGVVLPSAFVVCNFPPSKDDSPSLLKHGDVVTFFHEMGHTLHHICAKVEEPPVSGINGVEWDAVEFPSQFLENFAYEPEVLRFFAVHYKTDREMPKSLVEKLKATKNFLAGLGVVRQLEFGIFDMRIHSGKYSEEEVQKILDQVRTEVGVLRPPVYNKFQNGFSHIFSGGYAAGYYSYKWAELLAADAFFSFLDKGIFDSSLAADYKREILEKGGSENAMTLFHKFLGREPEPEALLKLYDLTA; this is encoded by the coding sequence ATGGACAGACCCCTTCCTTTTCAAGAGTTTCCGAATGTGCCCTTGCGGGAGTTAGCCGATACCATTCGAGAAGAGGTGTCTCGGATTCGGGGAAAAGTATCCGATTTGTTGGCCCAAAAATCTCCCCGCTATGAAACCTTGGTTTCTCCCTTAAACGATCTTTTGCAAGAACTCCATCTGGACTTTACCGCATTGTCCCATTTGAATAGCGTAAAGAACGACGAAGAATCCAAAAAGAATTATTCCGAACTCCTTCCGGTAGTTACCGAATTTTACTCCGATCTGGGTCAAAACGAGGCATTGCATGAAGCCTATATGCAAATCTACGAGAAGGAAAAAAACGTACTGAGCCAACCTAGAAAGAAGGTCCTCGAAGACGGCATCCTTCATTTCAAGTTAGGCGGGGTAGGCCTTCCGGAGGACAAAAAGAAACGGTTGCAGGAGATCCAGCTGAGTCTATCCGATCTGGACAATCGATTTTCTCAGAATCTTTTGGACGCGACGAACGAATACGAATTGAAGATAGGGTCCGAGGATGATGTGCGGGAAATCCCGGAATCGGATAAGGAATTGTACAGAAATCCGGACGGGACCTACACGTTTACGCTGCAATATCCTAGCTATATCTCTTATATGACCTACGGCTCCAATCGGGAAAAAAGAAAGGATCTCTACAAAGCGTACGTCACTAGGGCTCCGCAAAACGGAAAGTTGATCGAGGAAATCCTAGCGCTCCGAGACGAGGAGGCGAAACTTCTAGGATATTCCGATTACGCGGAATATTCCCTCGCAACGAAGGTCGCGGAATCCCCGCGCAAGGTTCTGGATTTTCTGGAGGATTTGGGGAAAAAATCCAAGCCCTTTGCCGAGCGGGAATTTCGGGAATTGTCCGAATTCGCTGATACGTTAGGGATAAACGACCTTCAAGCCTTCGATATGGCGTACGTTTCCGAAAAATTAAAGAAGCGCCTCTTCGATTTCGACGAAGAGGAGACGAGACCCTATTTGGAAAAATCTAGGGTCATAAACGGGGCCTTTTCCTTTTTTCGCAAATTATTCGGCTTCGATTTCGAAAGAGTAGAGGCCGCCGTTTGGGATCCGAAGGTCGAAGTGTACTCCTTAAAAATCGGATCGGAAATCGTCGCCAGAATTTATCTGGATCTGGAAGCGAGAAAGGGCAAACAAGGCGGCGCCTGGATGAATCATTGGGCCACTCGCAATCGTCTTTCCGAGGGGGTCGTTTTGCCTTCCGCCTTCGTGGTCTGCAATTTTCCTCCTTCCAAGGACGATTCTCCTTCCCTGTTGAAACACGGAGACGTGGTGACTTTCTTCCACGAAATGGGTCACACTCTGCATCACATTTGCGCGAAAGTAGAGGAGCCTCCGGTTAGCGGGATTAACGGAGTGGAGTGGGATGCGGTGGAATTCCCTTCTCAGTTTCTGGAAAACTTCGCGTATGAACCGGAAGTTCTCCGCTTCTTTGCCGTTCATTACAAGACCGATCGGGAAATGCCGAAGAGCTTGGTCGAAAAACTGAAAGCGACCAAGAATTTCCTAGCGGGTCTCGGGGTCGTTCGGCAATTGGAATTCGGGATCTTCGATATGAGAATCCATTCCGGAAAATATTCGGAAGAGGAAGTGCAGAAAATCCTGGATCAGGTCAGGACAGAGGTCGGAGTTTTACGACCGCCGGTCTATAACAAATTTCAAAACGGTTTTTCCCATATTTTCTCCGGAGGATATGCGGCAGGGTATTACAGCTACAAATGGGCGGAACTCCTAGCTGCGGACGCGTTTTTCTCCTTTTTGGACAAAGGGATTTTTGATTCGAGTTTGGCCGCCGATTACAAAAGGGAGATTCTGGAAAAGGGCGGTTCGGAAAACGCGATGACTCTCTTCCATAAATTTTTAGGGAGGGAGCCCGAACCGGAGGCTCTGCTTAAATTGTATGACTTAACTGCTTGA
- a CDS encoding glutathione S-transferase family protein, protein MIRLYGYPISNYSNKVKLFLLEKGLDFEEIRIPYSQDEEFLQKSPMGKIPFLESDGRYLFESGPIIQWIEDSFPESKKLFPKDPFEAAFVRSMIVIIENYIDLPARKIYTPGLQRKPVPEETILEAKREMERGTAALARIVRFSPFIAGSEMTAADCAAFATLPLVIDNVSEWLSPCPVENLPGLKQYLEMMNSLPGPAKVEKARTTIMRALRRSKK, encoded by the coding sequence ATGATACGACTGTACGGATACCCCATCAGCAATTACTCCAATAAGGTGAAACTCTTCTTACTCGAAAAAGGTTTGGATTTCGAAGAAATCCGAATCCCGTATTCCCAAGACGAGGAGTTTTTACAAAAGAGTCCTATGGGAAAAATTCCGTTTCTAGAATCGGATGGAAGGTACCTGTTCGAATCCGGTCCCATCATACAATGGATCGAGGACTCTTTTCCGGAATCCAAGAAACTGTTTCCGAAGGATCCTTTCGAAGCGGCCTTCGTGCGTTCGATGATCGTCATTATCGAGAATTACATCGACCTACCTGCGAGAAAAATCTATACTCCCGGATTACAACGGAAGCCCGTTCCGGAAGAGACTATCCTGGAGGCAAAACGCGAAATGGAACGGGGAACTGCAGCCTTGGCAAGAATCGTCAGGTTTTCTCCGTTTATCGCGGGATCGGAAATGACTGCCGCCGACTGTGCCGCATTTGCGACCCTTCCTCTCGTGATCGATAATGTGAGCGAATGGCTCTCTCCCTGTCCGGTAGAAAACCTGCCAGGATTGAAGCAGTATCTGGAAATGATGAATTCTCTGCCGGGACCGGCAAAGGTCGAAAAAGCAAGAACGACGATCATGAGAGCGTTACGCAGAAGCAAAAAGTAG
- a CDS encoding transketolase family protein: MGAPSVSTSDQKATRDGYGDALHELGAERKDIVVLDADLSGSTKTNKFAKSYPDRFFNVGVAEQNLVGHAAGLALAGYVPFASSFAMFLSGRAWEVVRNSVVYPFLNVKLVASHGGVTVGEDGASHQCIEDFATMRVIPEMVVICPSDYNETKQIIKTIAEYKGPVYVRVGRPNVPVIQRENYKFEIGKAEVMQEGKDVLIIANGVLVNEAMIAVKELESRQMHATLLNMATIKPIDKEAILKYAKLCGCVVTCEEHNVVGGLGSAVSEFLSEEYPVRVLKLGMKDTFGKSGTWSGLLDYFGLRAKNIVELAEKAIRLK; the protein is encoded by the coding sequence ATGGGTGCACCTTCTGTTTCCACTTCTGACCAAAAAGCAACCCGTGACGGTTACGGCGACGCTCTTCATGAATTAGGAGCAGAGCGGAAGGACATCGTGGTTTTGGATGCGGATTTGTCCGGATCCACGAAAACGAATAAATTCGCCAAATCCTACCCGGATCGATTTTTCAACGTGGGAGTTGCGGAGCAAAACCTAGTCGGACATGCGGCCGGACTGGCTCTAGCCGGCTACGTGCCTTTTGCTTCCTCTTTTGCAATGTTCCTTTCGGGGAGAGCCTGGGAAGTGGTACGGAACAGCGTAGTGTATCCGTTTTTGAACGTGAAATTAGTGGCATCCCATGGGGGTGTGACGGTGGGGGAGGACGGCGCTTCCCACCAGTGCATCGAGGATTTTGCCACGATGCGCGTGATTCCGGAAATGGTCGTAATCTGCCCCTCGGATTATAACGAAACCAAGCAGATCATCAAAACGATCGCCGAGTACAAAGGCCCTGTGTATGTTCGGGTGGGAAGACCTAATGTTCCCGTAATCCAGAGAGAGAATTACAAATTCGAAATCGGCAAAGCCGAGGTCATGCAGGAAGGGAAGGACGTCCTAATCATCGCAAACGGAGTTTTGGTGAACGAAGCGATGATCGCCGTAAAAGAGCTGGAATCCCGTCAGATGCACGCCACCTTATTGAACATGGCTACGATCAAACCCATTGATAAGGAAGCCATTCTGAAATACGCGAAACTTTGCGGATGCGTCGTGACTTGCGAAGAGCATAACGTAGTGGGCGGCTTAGGATCCGCGGTCAGCGAATTTCTTTCCGAAGAATACCCTGTTCGAGTCTTGAAACTCGGTATGAAGGATACATTCGGAAAATCCGGTACCTGGTCCGGACTTCTGGATTATTTCGGCCTAAGGGCAAAAAACATAGTAGAACTGGCAGAGAAAGCGATCCGGCTAAAATAG
- a CDS encoding SDR family NAD(P)-dependent oxidoreductase: protein MKKTAVVTGASAGIGYEIAKLAASDGYDLILVARNSKALTKVKKELESMGAQADILVMDLSDPKSPKKIYEFARKKKAIVDLLVNNAGFGTNGRFDKLDLEEELSLIQVNVVSLVALTHLFLRDMIDRHSGKILNVASTAAFQPGPMMSDYYASKAYVLSFSEGISEELKKEGVTVTCLCPGPTKTEFFKKAEMDSSKILNHVPMSDPKEVARLGYEGVKFGKVVVISGLANKVLAQSVRISPRFLIRKISKFLNAAK from the coding sequence ATGAAAAAAACGGCCGTAGTGACCGGGGCAAGCGCCGGGATCGGTTATGAAATCGCGAAATTAGCTGCGTCCGACGGTTATGACCTGATCCTTGTCGCTCGGAATTCCAAGGCTTTGACCAAAGTCAAGAAAGAGCTGGAGAGTATGGGCGCTCAGGCGGACATATTGGTTATGGATCTGTCCGATCCCAAGTCTCCGAAGAAGATTTACGAATTCGCCAGGAAAAAGAAAGCGATTGTGGATCTGCTCGTCAATAATGCGGGCTTCGGAACGAACGGCCGCTTCGATAAACTGGACTTGGAAGAGGAACTTTCCCTTATCCAAGTGAATGTGGTTTCTCTCGTGGCTCTTACCCATCTTTTTTTGAGGGATATGATAGATAGACATTCCGGAAAAATACTGAACGTTGCTTCCACAGCCGCGTTTCAACCCGGGCCGATGATGTCGGATTATTACGCGAGCAAGGCGTACGTTCTCTCGTTTTCCGAAGGAATTTCTGAAGAGTTGAAAAAGGAAGGCGTGACGGTTACTTGCCTTTGTCCGGGGCCGACCAAAACGGAGTTCTTTAAAAAAGCGGAAATGGATTCCTCCAAAATTCTAAACCACGTCCCGATGAGCGATCCGAAAGAGGTCGCGAGACTCGGATACGAAGGAGTGAAATTCGGAAAGGTCGTCGTCATTTCCGGTTTGGCGAACAAGGTTCTGGCCCAGTCCGTAAGAATTTCTCCGAGATTTTTGATCCGAAAGATCTCCAAATTCCTGAACGCAGCCAAGTAA
- the lsa23 gene encoding surface adhesion protein Lsa23, with protein sequence MNRRPLLLLLILAFGSQYDCTETSLPVFPVSEGACQSNNLPVLVQPEEDIRAGNDLLATYCKADITPQGFELRISYVFRDESHPNVWKDKIYRIYRKFKYGRTMDIESVLVRWKANGDLEEIDLKNVYSNDQVFRSDPVRHYDSVLKPTRMEFRNLRPVLFVNTWNHMFGEKDTNPQLPKMEILDTELRYGSRESLDGYFRGDN encoded by the coding sequence ATGAATCGACGACCACTCCTACTTCTATTGATCCTCGCCTTCGGATCGCAATACGATTGCACGGAGACAAGCCTACCGGTATTTCCCGTTTCAGAAGGAGCATGCCAAAGTAACAACCTCCCCGTCCTGGTCCAACCCGAAGAAGATATCCGCGCGGGCAACGATCTCTTAGCTACGTATTGCAAAGCGGACATAACGCCCCAAGGTTTCGAACTGAGGATCTCGTACGTATTTCGGGACGAATCGCATCCGAATGTTTGGAAGGACAAGATCTATCGGATTTATAGAAAATTCAAGTACGGTCGAACCATGGACATAGAATCCGTACTCGTGAGGTGGAAGGCGAACGGAGACTTGGAAGAAATCGACTTGAAGAACGTCTACTCTAACGATCAAGTTTTCCGAAGCGATCCGGTCCGGCACTACGATTCCGTATTAAAGCCTACAAGAATGGAATTCCGTAACCTTCGTCCCGTCCTGTTCGTAAACACATGGAATCATATGTTCGGGGAAAAGGACACGAATCCACAGTTACCTAAAATGGAAATCCTGGACACGGAGCTCAGATACGGTTCGCGGGAATCTCTGGACGGCTATTTCCGAGGAGACAATTGA
- the metK gene encoding methionine adenosyltransferase, translated as MSLKDFIFTSESVSEGHPDKVCDQISDAILDAYLAQDPKSRVACESLVTTNLVVVAGEVTSKGKVDAAELARGVIRDIGYTDISMGFDADFAVVSTHIHAQSPDISQGVTEGEGLFKEQGAGDQGLMFGFAIDETPELMPMPIYYSHELVKFLARLRHDKKLSWLRPDAKSQVTVEYKDGKPVRVDTVVISTQHTPEVAHKKIEESVIEECIKKVIPGNFLKDTKFFINPTGQFIIGGPHGDTGLTGRKIIVDTYGGYGRHGGGAFSGKDPSKVDRSAAYMGRYIAKNVVAAGLASQCEVQLAYAIGVAEPVSVHVDTFGTGKLSEAEIVKRIRANFKLTPRGITDSLKLLEPGRKYRETAAYGHFGRSGETFTWEKTDKAEALKG; from the coding sequence TTACTTCGGAATCGGTCTCGGAAGGCCACCCGGACAAGGTTTGCGATCAAATTTCAGACGCGATTTTGGACGCGTATCTGGCCCAGGACCCAAAATCTAGGGTCGCCTGCGAATCTTTGGTGACTACTAATCTCGTCGTGGTTGCGGGAGAAGTGACTAGCAAAGGCAAGGTAGACGCCGCCGAACTTGCAAGAGGCGTGATCCGCGATATAGGTTATACGGATATTTCCATGGGTTTCGATGCGGATTTCGCAGTCGTTTCCACTCACATCCACGCCCAAAGTCCTGATATTTCCCAAGGAGTTACGGAAGGAGAAGGATTGTTCAAGGAGCAGGGAGCGGGCGACCAAGGTTTGATGTTCGGCTTCGCCATCGACGAGACGCCGGAACTGATGCCCATGCCCATTTATTATTCCCACGAACTGGTCAAATTTCTTGCCCGACTGAGACACGATAAAAAACTGAGCTGGCTCCGCCCGGATGCCAAGTCCCAGGTAACCGTGGAATACAAGGACGGCAAGCCGGTGAGAGTGGATACCGTGGTAATTTCCACCCAACACACTCCCGAAGTGGCTCATAAAAAAATCGAAGAATCGGTCATCGAAGAGTGCATTAAAAAAGTGATTCCGGGAAATTTCCTGAAAGATACGAAATTCTTCATCAATCCGACTGGACAATTCATCATCGGCGGACCGCACGGTGATACGGGACTGACCGGAAGAAAGATCATTGTAGACACGTACGGCGGTTATGGCCGCCACGGAGGAGGAGCCTTCTCCGGAAAGGATCCTTCCAAAGTCGACCGATCTGCGGCATATATGGGAAGATACATCGCTAAAAACGTGGTCGCAGCGGGACTCGCTTCTCAGTGCGAAGTGCAATTGGCGTATGCGATCGGGGTTGCAGAACCTGTTTCCGTCCATGTGGACACGTTCGGAACCGGAAAATTATCCGAGGCGGAAATCGTAAAACGGATCCGTGCGAATTTCAAGTTAACTCCAAGAGGAATCACCGATTCCTTGAAGCTACTGGAACCGGGAAGAAAATACCGTGAGACTGCCGCTTATGGCCACTTCGGAAGAAGCGGAGAGACGTTTACGTGGGAAAAAACGGATAAAGCAGAGGCATTGAAAGGCTGA
- a CDS encoding ATP-dependent Clp protease adaptor ClpS gives MSQTPVIEETRVEDPLKTGGPWKVVLWDDDEHTYDYVIEMLMEVCVMTMEQAFHHAVEVDTQKKTVVYSGEFEHAEHIQELILEYGPDPRMAVSKGSMSATLEKS, from the coding sequence ATGTCCCAAACACCCGTTATCGAAGAGACTAGAGTCGAGGATCCCTTAAAAACGGGAGGACCTTGGAAAGTAGTTCTCTGGGACGACGACGAACATACGTACGACTATGTGATCGAAATGCTGATGGAAGTCTGCGTCATGACTATGGAGCAGGCCTTTCATCATGCCGTGGAAGTGGATACGCAAAAGAAAACAGTGGTGTATTCCGGAGAATTCGAACATGCGGAGCATATCCAGGAATTGATTTTGGAATACGGACCGGATCCTAGAATGGCGGTGTCCAAGGGCTCGATGAGCGCCACTCTGGAAAAATCCTAA
- a CDS encoding MaoC family dehydratase, with amino-acid sequence MAQIPTNPFAELAPKTPVDTGKVKKGIYGRYLEEFTEGAIFEHPRELTIDRAFAQEFATTFMEANPLFLSAPYAQAHGFKDLLVSPLMVFNVALSLGVQNDSEKALANLGYYDVQFLKPVYPGDTLSAKTKVLKVDDKGPDKPGIVHVRTICLNQNRELVLQYERKIMIYQSNGKPKGTPKPVVKEAFFPETDSPKIELPNLKFPKGFETATWSDTTFENFEAGQIYVHQNGRTITDEHFPWTYRVGNTHPLHYDKLYSAGISGPMGGEPVVYGGLVFAWLCGLASRDTTENVLWDLGFTEGYHTQPSFSGDTVTAISRVLAVKDRGTDFGIPAGEVHIQFIGLKNIKANDAFEKFGEELFLKENDKKKHGKEKLPEKIFEIERKIIVKRKG; translated from the coding sequence ATGGCACAAATCCCAACAAACCCCTTTGCGGAACTTGCACCGAAAACTCCGGTGGATACCGGTAAGGTCAAAAAGGGGATTTACGGACGTTATCTAGAAGAATTTACGGAAGGCGCGATTTTCGAACACCCAAGGGAATTGACCATAGACAGGGCATTTGCCCAAGAGTTCGCCACCACTTTTATGGAAGCGAATCCTCTTTTTCTTTCCGCTCCTTATGCCCAAGCTCACGGATTTAAAGACCTACTGGTTTCTCCTTTGATGGTATTCAACGTAGCTCTCTCTTTGGGAGTCCAAAACGATTCCGAAAAAGCGTTGGCGAATCTAGGATACTATGACGTCCAATTTCTGAAACCTGTATACCCCGGCGATACGTTATCCGCCAAAACCAAAGTGCTAAAAGTGGACGACAAAGGTCCGGATAAACCAGGGATCGTTCATGTTCGCACGATTTGCCTGAACCAAAACCGAGAGTTGGTTCTGCAATATGAAAGAAAGATCATGATCTACCAATCCAATGGAAAACCGAAAGGAACTCCGAAGCCGGTAGTCAAAGAAGCGTTCTTTCCCGAGACGGACAGTCCGAAAATCGAACTCCCGAACCTGAAATTTCCGAAAGGGTTCGAAACCGCGACTTGGTCGGACACTACCTTCGAAAATTTCGAAGCGGGACAAATCTACGTCCACCAGAACGGAAGAACCATCACCGACGAACACTTCCCTTGGACGTACCGGGTCGGGAACACCCACCCTCTCCATTACGACAAACTGTATTCCGCCGGAATTTCCGGACCGATGGGCGGCGAACCCGTAGTTTATGGAGGACTCGTATTCGCTTGGTTATGCGGTCTTGCGTCCCGCGATACCACCGAAAACGTTCTTTGGGATCTGGGATTTACGGAAGGATACCATACCCAACCTTCCTTCAGCGGAGATACGGTGACCGCAATTTCCAGAGTGCTTGCCGTGAAGGATCGCGGAACCGATTTCGGAATTCCGGCCGGAGAAGTGCATATCCAATTCATCGGATTGAAAAACATCAAGGCAAACGATGCGTTCGAGAAATTCGGAGAAGAACTTTTCCTAAAGGAAAACGATAAGAAGAAACACGGTAAGGAAAAATTGCCGGAAAAAATCTTCGAGATCGAAAGAAAGATCATCGTCAAGAGAAAAGGCTGA